DNA from Demetria terragena DSM 11295:
CGTCGGTGCAACTCACGCTCGCGGATGCGACGGCCCAACTCCTCGTGCACAGCGCTGACCTTGTCGGCGACACCGCCGTAGCAGATGGAGTCACCGAGCGTGCCGACCACACCCCAGGTGTCGCCGTGGACGTCGTCGGGGTCCTGTCCCAGCAGGTGAGCGGTGGCGACCGCTTGGCAGTCCTGGCCGGGTTTCCAGATGGTGGTACTCATAATGTCGATTATGACTCAGCGCCGTATGTGCTGACGCGGCGGAACTCATGCTGAGAACCGCGACGTGCGCACCTCCACCAACTCCGCCGAGCCCGCGGCAAGATCCGCCCAGGCAGTGCTGATGCGGAAGACCGCCGCGGTGCAGGTCGGGAAGCTATCTCCCAGGCTCGCACGAGCAACTTGATCCCCGTTGCCGTCATCCAGTAATGCCGCGAGCATCGGCACCCCTGGCGAATGACCAACCAACGCAACGGTGCTCGCGTTGTCGTCGGTCTCACGCAGGACCTGCAACAACTGCTCGTCGGAGGCGTTATAGATGCGCTCATCGTGGTCGACTAGGCCCCCCTGGCCGGTCGCTTCGACGACCGCGCTCCACGTCTGCCGGGTGCGAAGCGCGGGGCTGCAGAACACTTGGGTGGGCAGCAAGTTTTCGTCTTTGAGCCACTCCCCTGCGGCTGTGGCGTC
Protein-coding regions in this window:
- a CDS encoding SixA phosphatase family protein; the protein is MTDSTRVLILLRHAKAADPEGRADRDRPLTERGVADATAAGEWLKDENLLPTQVFCSPALRTRQTWSAVVEATGQGGLVDHDERIYNASDEQLLQVLRETDDNASTVALVGHSPGVPMLAALLDDGNGDQVARASLGDSFPTCTAAVFRISTAWADLAAGSAELVEVRTSRFSA